A single genomic interval of Siphonobacter curvatus harbors:
- a CDS encoding alpha/beta hydrolase — MIQEVTFKHKTWQLAGHLHVPEAFDERQSYAAIVCVHPGSSVKEQTAGLYAAKLAQAGFIALAFDASFQGASGGGPRHLEDPATRVEDIRCAVDYLTTLAFVDRNRIGILGICAGGTYAANAALTERRFRAVGVVVPGNFARVYHEQGNAIEILEAVSQQRTAEANGAEALITPWIPHTPEEARQAGATEMDLLQAVDYYRTPRGQHPNSDNKLLYTGISIALVFDAFHLADQLLTQPLCIVVGDKVGGFGSYRDGFELYNKAASTSKKIHVVAGAGHYDLYDDPKATGEALEQLIPFFRNNLV, encoded by the coding sequence ATGATTCAGGAAGTAACATTTAAACACAAAACCTGGCAACTAGCGGGCCATCTTCACGTGCCCGAAGCTTTTGATGAGCGTCAGTCGTATGCGGCCATCGTTTGTGTTCACCCCGGCAGTAGCGTAAAGGAGCAAACCGCAGGGCTTTACGCGGCCAAATTAGCCCAGGCGGGATTCATCGCTCTAGCTTTTGACGCCTCCTTTCAGGGAGCAAGTGGTGGCGGACCCCGTCACCTGGAAGATCCGGCTACCCGGGTGGAGGACATTCGCTGTGCGGTCGATTATCTCACCACGCTTGCCTTCGTTGATCGGAATCGAATTGGAATTCTAGGCATCTGTGCGGGTGGTACGTACGCAGCGAATGCCGCGTTAACGGAACGCAGGTTCAGAGCCGTGGGAGTCGTCGTTCCGGGCAATTTCGCCCGGGTATATCACGAACAGGGGAATGCGATTGAGATTCTTGAAGCCGTAAGCCAGCAAAGAACGGCTGAAGCCAACGGAGCAGAAGCCTTGATTACTCCTTGGATTCCCCATACGCCCGAAGAAGCCAGGCAGGCCGGAGCCACAGAGATGGATCTACTCCAGGCGGTGGACTATTACCGGACGCCCCGCGGACAACATCCCAATTCGGACAACAAACTTCTGTATACAGGCATCAGCATAGCCCTTGTTTTTGATGCCTTCCACCTAGCCGATCAGTTACTGACACAGCCCTTATGCATTGTGGTAGGTGACAAAGTCGGTGGCTTTGGTTCGTATCGGGACGGTTTTGAACTTTACAATAAAGCGGCCTCTACCTCTAAAAAGATTCATGTGGTGGCTGGAGCCGGCCATTACGATCTGTACGATGATCCAAAGGCTACGGGTGAGGCTCTTGAACAGCTTATTCCCTTTTTCCGCAACAATTTGGTATAA
- a CDS encoding DUF1949 domain-containing protein yields the protein MRLFSTGISLFVLFTLMACSKEQLEPVIVDPPVPITVKLVARDTIRQGSYEGVEIHSFVDEAYTVLEQHRQQKSVTYLSAVNTYFSDLTDLKNRLRQFDWLTLDESYDTDSGVQIELAAGKVKSLTLNNRRSLSQWPEAIDSKSALQVGDTPEQLYSKLVELSKKPAYATKFQKMVLTSRYSYAIYDPVKARLPWTLVYPKDNRSFDQVQIHFQDKQVAFITVERFEPL from the coding sequence ATGCGACTTTTTTCGACCGGCATTTCTTTATTTGTTCTGTTTACTCTGATGGCTTGCTCAAAAGAGCAGCTGGAACCCGTAATCGTAGATCCTCCCGTTCCAATCACAGTCAAGCTCGTCGCCCGTGATACCATTCGGCAGGGGAGTTATGAGGGAGTGGAAATTCATAGTTTTGTCGATGAAGCTTATACGGTTCTTGAGCAGCATCGGCAGCAAAAGTCCGTGACTTATCTCAGTGCAGTCAATACGTATTTCTCCGATCTTACCGACTTAAAAAATCGCCTTCGCCAGTTTGATTGGCTGACGCTGGATGAATCATACGACACGGATTCTGGCGTACAGATTGAACTAGCCGCGGGTAAGGTCAAAAGCCTGACGCTCAATAATCGCCGCTCCTTAAGCCAATGGCCCGAGGCGATCGACTCCAAAAGTGCTCTCCAAGTGGGTGACACCCCCGAACAATTGTACAGCAAACTGGTGGAGCTAAGTAAAAAACCGGCTTATGCCACTAAATTTCAGAAGATGGTACTTACCTCCCGCTACAGCTATGCTATCTACGATCCCGTTAAGGCCCGTCTACCCTGGACCTTGGTTTATCCAAAAGATAACCGCTCGTTTGATCAGGTACAAATTCATTTCCAGGATAAGCAGGTAGCTTTTATTACCGTAGAGCGGTTTGAACCCCTATAG
- a CDS encoding Imm32 family immunity protein, whose translation MQKSEIKGHLDLIVIDPEDNAEEERTHGLQILIHGDSAGLQSLGQLLLQLAELDQNQESDLPEEARIHLHLIPNVDLSKSSSEVIIGRLDAKGTGEFYARYTPKDQ comes from the coding sequence ATGCAAAAATCCGAAATTAAAGGACATCTGGACCTGATAGTAATTGATCCAGAAGACAACGCTGAAGAAGAGCGTACGCACGGGCTGCAGATCCTGATTCATGGGGATTCAGCGGGCTTGCAATCGTTGGGTCAACTCCTGCTTCAGTTGGCCGAATTGGATCAGAACCAAGAGAGCGACCTTCCCGAGGAAGCCAGAATACACCTGCACCTAATTCCTAACGTCGATCTAAGTAAAAGCTCTTCGGAGGTGATCATAGGTAGACTCGATGCTAAGGGTACGGGTGAATTTTATGCCCGGTATACCCCAAAAGATCAATAA
- a CDS encoding MFS transporter — MESKSQPSIVPFAIITFIYFIIGFLTTINEQLQAPLKFTLLADAGSLRNTLTTLISFFFFSGYLINGTLGSRWVNAVGYQKTILRGLGFTIAGLLMYFTSSLVSDQFPDLTFSVTDAQIPTGYLIFLLGSYLMGTSAAVVQVVVNPYVASYPLRGTQPVQRLNITTAINSIGTTSAPFFVTVVMFSGIPIDRIQIHQLLLPLSLLIFTILSVILITSRLHIPDLENTRAGSTEKLERSIWSFRHFVLGVAAIFFYVGTEVAIGANINLYAFELMDSGHPITFFGRTDLTIAGLDLGIHALLSTLYWGGFLVGRAISSFFTTISARTQLIVTTVLATLLAVFAMVAQNLWFLVAIGLLHSSMWSCIYSLSIRGLQKYTSKASGVFISAVFGGAVFTLIQGGLADLFGSWRWTWSLTVLCELVMLAYAVFGYRIREPDQLN, encoded by the coding sequence ATGGAATCTAAATCTCAGCCCAGCATCGTACCCTTTGCAATCATTACCTTCATTTATTTTATTATTGGATTCTTAACTACGATCAACGAACAGCTTCAGGCTCCGCTAAAATTTACCTTGTTGGCGGATGCCGGAAGTTTACGGAATACACTAACGACGCTCATTTCCTTTTTCTTCTTTTCTGGATACCTGATCAATGGGACGCTGGGCAGTCGGTGGGTGAATGCCGTGGGGTATCAAAAGACGATCCTGCGGGGGCTGGGATTTACCATCGCGGGTTTGCTCATGTATTTCACTTCTTCGCTGGTAAGTGATCAGTTTCCTGATCTGACCTTTAGCGTGACCGATGCTCAAATTCCGACCGGCTACCTTATTTTTCTGCTGGGTTCCTATCTAATGGGCACTTCGGCGGCAGTAGTCCAGGTGGTGGTCAATCCTTACGTAGCGTCTTACCCGTTACGGGGAACCCAGCCCGTTCAGCGGTTGAACATTACAACGGCCATTAATTCCATCGGTACGACGTCAGCTCCTTTTTTTGTAACCGTGGTTATGTTCAGTGGAATTCCCATTGATCGGATTCAGATTCATCAATTGTTATTGCCCCTGAGTTTGTTGATATTTACTATCCTGTCGGTAATTCTGATTACCAGTCGCCTTCACATTCCCGACCTGGAAAACACCCGAGCCGGATCCACCGAAAAATTGGAACGAAGCATTTGGTCGTTCCGCCACTTTGTCTTGGGAGTCGCGGCTATTTTTTTCTACGTGGGAACGGAAGTAGCCATCGGTGCCAATATCAACCTGTATGCCTTTGAACTCATGGATTCCGGTCATCCCATTACGTTTTTTGGTCGAACCGATCTGACCATTGCCGGACTGGATTTGGGTATTCACGCCCTGCTTTCTACGCTTTACTGGGGAGGATTTTTAGTAGGGAGGGCTATCTCCAGCTTTTTCACCACCATTTCGGCCCGAACGCAACTGATCGTCACTACGGTTCTGGCGACGCTACTGGCCGTTTTCGCCATGGTTGCCCAAAACCTTTGGTTTTTAGTAGCTATTGGTCTGTTACACTCGTCCATGTGGAGCTGTATTTATTCGCTCTCGATCCGGGGATTACAGAAATATACCTCGAAAGCGTCCGGCGTATTTATTTCCGCCGTCTTTGGTGGAGCCGTTTTTACGCTAATTCAGGGCGGATTAGCCGATCTTTTCGGCTCTTGGCGTTGGACCTGGTCGCTTACCGTTTTGTGTGAGTTGGTGATGCTGGCGTATGCCGTATTCGGGTACCGAATCCGGGAGCCGGATCAGCTGAATTGA
- a CDS encoding helix-turn-helix domain-containing protein codes for MKAEPKVKRLQPLDLKLKGFRMYEVHPSSPGIPDYSRRDFYKICLFSGDSLVHYADKTLFVRQHSLFFATPQIPYSWEIESTQYTSFTCLFTENFIKGSDRSKSLQESPFFKVGGSPLFTLDDQAYTRVKVLFQQMLEEQDSSYVYQDELIRNYLNLIVHQAHKLQPVPGSTVAGNAASRISTLFLDLLERQFPIDNRQQQLLLKNPQDFAQRLNIHVNHLNRSVKQITGQSTRDHIAERILAEARALLLHTDWPIADIAFALGFDYANYFIQCFKRMQGVTPHAFRTAAVV; via the coding sequence ATGAAAGCTGAACCTAAGGTCAAGCGATTACAGCCGCTGGATTTAAAGCTAAAGGGCTTTAGAATGTACGAGGTGCATCCGTCTTCACCGGGGATACCTGACTATTCGCGTCGAGACTTTTATAAAATATGCCTTTTCAGTGGGGATAGTCTGGTGCATTATGCTGACAAAACTTTGTTCGTTCGACAGCATAGTTTATTTTTCGCTACCCCGCAAATTCCATATTCCTGGGAGATTGAATCCACTCAGTATACGAGCTTTACCTGTCTGTTTACTGAAAATTTTATTAAAGGCAGTGATCGGAGCAAAAGTCTCCAGGAATCGCCCTTTTTTAAAGTAGGGGGTTCCCCTTTGTTCACCCTCGACGATCAGGCGTATACGCGCGTAAAAGTCCTTTTTCAGCAAATGCTGGAAGAACAGGATTCCAGCTATGTTTACCAGGATGAATTGATCCGTAACTACCTGAATCTGATCGTCCATCAGGCTCATAAGTTACAACCCGTTCCCGGCAGTACGGTAGCCGGAAACGCCGCTTCCCGGATTTCCACTTTATTTTTGGACTTGCTCGAACGGCAGTTTCCCATCGATAACCGACAGCAGCAGCTTTTGCTTAAAAATCCCCAGGATTTCGCCCAGCGACTCAACATTCACGTTAACCACCTCAATCGCTCCGTTAAGCAAATCACGGGGCAATCCACCCGGGATCACATTGCCGAGCGAATCCTTGCCGAGGCCCGAGCCCTACTGCTGCACACGGATTGGCCTATCGCCGACATTGCCTTTGCTCTGGGCTTTGATTACGCCAACTACTTCATTCAATGTTTTAAGCGAATGCAGGGCGTCACGCCTCATGCGTTTCGAACGGCTGCCGTGGTTTGA
- a CDS encoding alpha/beta fold hydrolase: MKNSIFLLFLSLWYYPSFAQTNLTGRVVNQAGEGIPYCAIGIRRTSIGTLADEQGHFKLTLADSLRNAEVIFSAVGYHDKAIAPFPAGRESVVVLEPNARVLQTLVVSAQKNKAKVVGEKSRPMLTFSRMFDQHAPAVEQGMLLTVPPEAWLNAFNFYIMPSSKYAEITLKLNIYEASNGTPSQSLQQTPILYKTTTTGWQTIDLSSYQLRATRTGKVAFTLQLVQYTASAQDNFIFGLSAKKSLANQLLFRYQSQGNWEKHAGTFIAHVAVSYAKHTTETPADRSAEPSEEPDAMTRTMLQVYQHHEAAKKTRYGQDSSGTYADLGDAKLYYEIYGQGEPLVLLHGNNGSMADFYQQIPALSKQYRVIALDTRGQGKSTNRSPADYTYDTFASDLCKLMAQLNLPKVHILGWSDGGNTGLSFARSYPEKVGKVIAIGANVSPDGIKEEVLTMFKNQLKQDSGDHRLLRLMLTQPQLTAADLQKITSPVLLIAGQNDVILESHSQLMQKLINNARLEIFPDATHYLPFEQAPKLNQLVLSFLGE, encoded by the coding sequence ATGAAAAATAGTATCTTCCTTCTTTTTCTTAGTTTGTGGTATTACCCATCGTTCGCTCAGACGAATCTGACGGGTCGAGTAGTGAATCAGGCGGGTGAAGGCATTCCGTATTGTGCCATTGGGATCCGACGTACGTCGATTGGGACCTTAGCCGATGAGCAGGGCCATTTTAAACTGACCCTTGCTGATTCCTTACGTAATGCTGAAGTCATTTTTAGTGCCGTAGGCTACCACGATAAGGCCATCGCCCCTTTTCCCGCCGGACGCGAATCGGTCGTGGTTTTAGAGCCGAATGCCCGGGTGCTTCAAACGCTGGTCGTTTCAGCCCAAAAAAACAAAGCGAAAGTAGTGGGCGAAAAGTCACGTCCCATGTTGACGTTTTCGAGGATGTTCGATCAGCACGCTCCTGCCGTTGAGCAGGGGATGTTGCTGACTGTTCCGCCGGAGGCCTGGCTGAATGCCTTCAATTTTTACATCATGCCGAGTTCAAAGTACGCCGAAATTACCCTGAAGCTCAATATTTACGAGGCTTCGAACGGTACCCCGAGCCAATCTTTACAGCAGACACCGATCCTGTACAAAACCACAACTACTGGCTGGCAAACGATCGACCTTTCCAGCTACCAGCTCAGAGCAACCCGGACGGGGAAAGTTGCCTTTACCCTGCAACTCGTTCAGTATACGGCCTCCGCTCAGGATAACTTCATCTTTGGATTATCGGCTAAAAAATCGCTCGCGAACCAGTTACTGTTCCGCTATCAAAGTCAGGGGAATTGGGAAAAACATGCCGGTACTTTTATTGCCCATGTGGCCGTTAGTTACGCGAAACATACGACGGAAACGCCAGCCGACCGTTCGGCCGAACCTTCGGAAGAGCCGGACGCAATGACCCGTACCATGCTGCAGGTATACCAACATCACGAAGCAGCAAAAAAGACTCGCTACGGGCAGGATTCCAGTGGAACTTATGCGGATCTGGGAGATGCCAAGCTGTACTATGAAATCTATGGTCAAGGAGAACCACTGGTCTTATTGCACGGGAACAACGGGAGTATGGCCGATTTTTACCAGCAAATTCCGGCTTTGTCCAAACAGTATCGGGTGATTGCTTTGGATACGCGAGGACAGGGGAAAAGTACGAATCGGTCTCCCGCTGACTATACGTACGACACCTTCGCCAGCGATCTTTGCAAACTGATGGCCCAATTAAACCTCCCCAAAGTACACATCCTGGGGTGGAGCGACGGTGGAAATACGGGTCTGTCTTTTGCCCGAAGCTATCCCGAAAAAGTAGGGAAAGTGATTGCCATTGGGGCCAATGTTTCGCCCGATGGAATCAAAGAAGAAGTACTGACGATGTTTAAAAATCAGCTAAAGCAGGACTCCGGGGATCACCGCCTGCTTCGCTTGATGCTTACCCAGCCGCAGTTGACGGCGGCGGACCTTCAGAAAATTACCAGTCCCGTATTGCTCATTGCGGGTCAGAACGACGTTATACTAGAATCGCATAGCCAGCTGATGCAGAAACTGATCAACAACGCCCGACTGGAAATTTTCCCGGATGCTACCCATTATTTGCCTTTTGAGCAAGCCCCAAAACTCAATCAGCTAGTACTTTCCTTTTTAGGTGAATAA
- a CDS encoding multidrug effflux MFS transporter, protein MSRKTYVFLILILGSLTALGPFSIDMYLPGFPAIAKDLHTTAAKVSLSLSGFFIGISLGQLLYGPLLDRFGRKKPLYVGLVIYILASVGCAYTESIDSLIFMRVIQAIGSCAASVASIAMVRDLFPVKDNAKVFSLLLLVVGASPMIAPTVGGYVTSVFGWEMVFMILMGMGLLILLAVFLWLPDSYQPDSSISLKPKPILQNFWKVLREPQFYTYAFTGAIAFAGLFAYVSGSPILFMEVFHTDEKVYGWIFAFLSVGFIGSSQVNTLVLNRYKSEQIVRVALMSQVLIALTFLVVALNGWLTLPITLVFLFLFLSCIGFTNPNASALSLAPFAKNAGSASALMGAVQMGMGTLISVLMSQFEEPSALPMVAAMAGSASLALLVLLVGKKTIKQQVEVQQDAEAAFLH, encoded by the coding sequence ATGTCTCGCAAAACGTATGTTTTCCTAATCCTAATTTTAGGTAGCCTCACGGCATTAGGACCCTTTTCCATTGATATGTACCTGCCGGGCTTTCCGGCCATTGCTAAAGATCTGCATACCACGGCTGCGAAAGTTTCGCTTTCCCTGTCCGGATTTTTTATTGGCATCTCCCTCGGGCAGTTGCTGTATGGGCCTTTACTTGATCGGTTTGGGCGTAAAAAACCCTTGTACGTTGGACTGGTGATCTACATCCTGGCTTCGGTGGGCTGTGCGTATACGGAGAGTATCGATAGTCTGATTTTCATGCGGGTCATTCAGGCCATTGGTAGTTGTGCGGCTTCGGTTGCTTCCATTGCCATGGTCCGCGATTTGTTCCCGGTAAAGGACAACGCCAAAGTCTTTTCACTACTCCTGCTGGTGGTAGGTGCTTCCCCCATGATTGCCCCTACGGTCGGTGGTTACGTCACTTCGGTATTTGGCTGGGAGATGGTATTTATGATCCTGATGGGGATGGGACTGCTGATTTTACTGGCCGTTTTCCTGTGGTTACCCGATAGTTACCAGCCCGACTCCTCCATTTCCCTGAAGCCGAAACCCATTCTGCAAAACTTCTGGAAGGTCTTACGGGAACCTCAGTTTTATACCTATGCCTTCACCGGAGCCATTGCCTTTGCCGGACTCTTTGCCTACGTTTCTGGTTCGCCCATTTTATTTATGGAAGTCTTTCATACTGATGAAAAGGTATACGGCTGGATCTTTGCCTTTCTTTCCGTGGGCTTTATTGGATCAAGCCAAGTCAATACATTAGTGCTGAATAGATACAAGAGCGAACAAATTGTCAGGGTAGCCCTGATGAGTCAGGTGCTTATCGCTCTTACCTTTTTAGTGGTAGCCTTGAATGGATGGCTGACGTTGCCCATTACGCTTGTTTTTCTATTCCTGTTTCTAAGCTGTATTGGTTTTACGAATCCCAATGCTTCCGCCTTGTCATTAGCCCCTTTCGCTAAAAATGCGGGTAGTGCCTCAGCATTAATGGGAGCCGTGCAAATGGGCATGGGAACCCTGATCTCGGTGTTGATGAGCCAGTTTGAAGAACCCTCGGCCTTACCGATGGTAGCTGCTATGGCGGGTTCTGCCAGTCTCGCCCTGCTTGTGTTACTGGTGGGTAAGAAAACCATTAAACAGCAAGTGGAAGTGCAACAGGACGCGGAAGCAGCCTTTTTACATTAA